The genome window AGTTGCTGCGGCATTTGAGGCCAAGATTGCAGATGCCAAATCGAAACTGAAGGAAGCGGTCGGGGACGAGAGCGTCGCAGTGGTCCGGCTGAATGTTAACGATGACACACTGGCACTGTTCGGTGTGAAAAATCGATTGACCGGATTTATTTATTCAGAGCTCGGTCTAACACCGCATCCTCTGGTTAGCAAGATGGAGGAATATCAGGAAATTCTGTCTGAGGAAGCCATCCCGCAGCTTGATGCGGATCATCTTATCATTTTCCCTTCCAATGGAGAATGGTCATCTCCCGAGAACAAGGAAGCTTTGAAGGTGCTTGACAGCAAGTTGTGGCAATCCCTTCCAGCGGTTAAAAACAATCAGGTGTACATCATGGAAAGATCACATTGGCAATCAGGTGCAATTACAGCGAATTCCATGAAAATTGATGATCTCTTGGAAAAGATGACTCCATAGTATAATCCTATAAGAAAGAAAGTTCTTCAGCGAGGGTTGAAGAGCTTTCTTTTTTCGTATACACTATTTTAAATGATAATAATTCTCAATTAAGGACGATGAATATGTACCCCACCATAATACAATGGATTCCCAAGCCCTGGCTGTGCACGATTCAGCAGATGGAATATATAAACCACGGTAAATCTGAGATCGATAAACGTTTGCTACATAAAAAATCGTCTTCACACTCCATATTTGTTGTTACATCTGGAAAGGGTTCGATAGTTTACTCCGATCGGGAATTTCATTTGGAAAAAGGAATGATTATGTTTGTTCCAGCGGGAACACCGATTAAGATAGAAGGCCCTCCTTGGACAGAAAATAATTTGCAATATTATAAGCTTGATCTGGTGGTGGCTGAGGTGAAAGAAGATATTTCAGACCATTCGCCTACGATAATCACGACTGAGCGGCAAGAGTTTCTTAAAGGGATTGAAGCTCAAGAAGCACTTCCTTTTATTCAGCTGAGTTACAGTCCGTGGAGTTCCTGTCTGGAAGCGTTGGAACAAATGCTGCGTCAACAGGTCACTGGCGATTGGCTGAAGCAATGGGAGGTACAGCTTCGTTTCCAAGAGTGGTTCCGTGCCTTGCTTCGCCAGAGTGATCCCGAAACCGATGCACCAGATGACCGTGCCCGTCTTCAAAGTTCAATTCGTTATATTGACGACCACTATGATCTGACGATAACCGTGGACGAGCTCGCGGCAGATATTGGTCTAACCAGAGCCAGCTACACTCGGCAATTCAAAAGGATGACAGGCAAGCTTCCGCTTGATTATGTGAATACGGTTCGGCTGGAGCGCTCGAAGCAACTATTGCAGCTAACGGATGATCGCATCCATGAGATTGCACAGAATGTGGGATTCAGCAGCGAGTATTATTTTGGTCGCCGTTTCAAGCAGTATGCTGGTATTTCCCCCGGTTTATATCGTCGTCATCACCGTCAAGAGGTTCGTGTCTTTGCTCCGTATCTGGAAGACTTTGTGTTGGCCCTGGGCGTAAAGCCTGTGTTGCAATATTCGCATCACTCCTGGGGTAGACAGCATTATTTGGGATTGGATGATGTGCCCGAATTCGATGTAAGCCAGCAGGATGCTCAATTCAGTGCGGATTTTGTACCTGACTTTATCATGCTGAACAAGGGATATGATCGATGGAATCTGGACCGCTTTGAGCAAGTAGCACCTACGTTTTACGTAGATCATCTGGGAGAGGATTGGCGTTCCATTCTTAGATCAACAGCCGATGTGTTGGGAAAGGTGAATCGGGTTCAAGATGTAATTGGTGCGTATGAGGACAAGGCATTGGAAGCTAAAGGACGTTTAACACGTTATATGCGTGGTCAAACGGTGGCGTTTTTGCGTATATCTGCGTCGGATATTACTCTCTATGGGAATCAGCAAGGTTACGTGGGCCCTGTAATTTATCAGGATCTTGGACTAACTCCGCATTCCCGTGTGCAGCAATGGACGAGACATGAGCGCAGGATTTCCATTGGATTGGAGCAGTTAAGCCAACTTGATGCGGATCACTTGTTGATTACTTTTGATACTGGGGATTCTGCTGAACCAGGAGTTGAGCGCGAACTGCTCGATCGGGATGAATGGAACCGTCTGCCTGCGGTGAGGAACGGTAATGTGTATGAAGTGGATTTCCTGTCATGGATGAACTACGGTGTGATCTCTCATGGGAAGAAGATTGAGGATGTATTGCGGTTTATGGCTTGAGGGATGGAAGTTAAAACTACAAACAAGCTGGTTTCAATAATTAAATTAAACTCGAAGAAAAATGAATAGGAGAATAGACATCATATGCAGAAAAAAATCTGGGCATCGCTTTTATCTGGGCATCGCTTTTAGTAGTAGCTGTTATTGGAATGGTTCCTGTTACAGAGGTACCGAGGACTACGGTTGCCGAATCGCATGAAATCTTGCCTGAAGATCTTCCGGAAAGTTTAAGATATGATTCCGAGCATCCAGATGTAATTTATGTGAAAGATTGTGGGGTCTACGAGAAAGTTGATTCCAGTTTGGTAGACTACGGTGAAGAAGAGGTTGTAGTCGATGATTTACAAAAGGTAACAGATAAAACAAATGTAATTGTTGCTTATGAAGCAACTTACGTCAAAAAAGGTGAATGGGAATAAAACATATGACGTTTGAAGTAAGTGAATACTAAAAAATATGAAGTTCCATCAGCATAGCTGAAGGGGCTTCTTTTTGTTCGCTTTGATAAATGAACCAATACAACGACTCAAAAGGCTTGTTTCATCTCATTTTAGTGTAGCGTTTACAAAAAAACAGAACAATGAGCACAAAATGCAAAAGCGGATGTCCTTGACTGAAAGATTACGACATACCATTAGAGTGAAGGCTGATCTGTAAGGCAGGATGAAGTCTTCAAGCATAGCCATGAATGGCGGATGGGAGAGCTGTAATGACAAAACGGGTAATTCTGTTGGAAGAAGGTACGGCAGAGATGAAGGGGCTAATGGGCAGTATAGGGGCTGATCTTGCGGAGCTAAAGCATGCAGGTTGGTCTGTCCCGGCCGGATTTGTAGTCACAACGGAATGCTGTCGCGAGTTCTGTACCCGTCTTGGACATCTTTCCGGTGAAGGAGAGGAAGAGATTGTGAACGCGATCCGGCACCTGGAACAGCAAACCGGTAAATTCTTCGGACATTCGGAGAATCCGCTTCTGCTCGCGGTACTTACTGATCGTGATCAATCATCAGATGCTGCCATACATCCATTGTTAAGTGTGGGTCTAAACGATGTCACTGTGGAAGGACTCGCACGTCATACCGGTAATCGGTTGTATGCACTCCAATGTTACCTTCATTACTTAAAGGAATATGGACAGTTGATACATGGAATTCCGTCTAAATTTTTCACAGAAATATCGAGCAACGTCAAGGATGGGGATGAAGCGGAGCTTGAATTAATCATTACCGAATTTAAATATTTAATTGAAGCGAAGGGTCGCAGCCCTTTTCCACAGGATGTCCAACTTCAATTCAATGAAGCTGTACGTGCGGTATATCATTCACAGCGTGTTCAAGCATCCAGATCTCAGAATGAGATCATGCGTAAACCAACTTACTTTTCTTCGGAGCCAGGCGCTCCTGTTCTTATACAGACCATGATGCATGGGAAATGTGGAGACTCAAGCGGGACCGGAACAATATATACGCGTAACCCACTTACAGGAGAGAAGGGAATTATTGGACAGTACGTTTCAACGGGAAACACCGATCAAACGGATCACGGTCTGGAGCGGCTAAGAGATGACCAATCTGAGCTTTATACACGTTTGTTGGAGATAGGCAGCCAGTTGGAGAGACGTGAGGGAGAAGTGCAGGAGATTACCTTTGTAGTTGATTCCGGCGCGTTGTATGTTGTGTACACCCAGCCCGCTCGATTATCTTCTACAGCCTTACTGAGAAGTGCTGTGGATTTTGTCCATAAAGGACTCATTACCAGGGAGGAAGCACTGTTGCGTATTCAACCTGGGCATATCACGGAAGTGCTGAAGCATTATACAGATTCGGGCAGAGAAGAGAGCATTGGAAATCTTCCCACACAGATCCAGCTAGGAACGAATGACGAGCATGCAGCCTCTGAGAATAACTCAGCTTCACCTTCTTCATCCGATCTGCAACTGCTGCTCGAATGGGCTAATGAAGTGAAAGAGTTGACGATACTTTCCAATGCGGATCGACCGCAGGATGCCATAACAGCACGGAAGCTGGGGGCGGAGGGAATTGGGTTGTGCAGGACGGAGCACATGCTGTTGTCACCTGCGCGGCTACCTTTTGTACAGAAAATGATTCTGGCTGATAGTGAATCCGAGCGCAGGAGAGGGTTGGAGCGTCTGTTACCGATGCAACAGTCTGATTTTGAACAGCTGTTCGAAGCGATGGATGGATTCCCGGTAACTATACGTTTGCTCGATTCGCCGCTGCATGAATTGCTACCGGATCTGGGCGTGTTGGAGAAACGACGTGAATGGTTACAATCCGAGGAGCCGCAGAAGCAAGAAGACCCCCAGAGTGAACTGGAGGAACTGGAGCGCGTCATTCGCAGAGTCAGTGAATTGCACGAACACAATCCGGCACTTGGGCAACAGTCTTGTCGTCTGAGTACCGTGTTCCCTGAAATTATGGATATGCAACTTGAAGCAATATTCCGTGCAGCAGTGAAAGGCATCCGTCAAGGCTGGTGGGTACGCCCCGAGATTATGATCCCGCAGATCGGTCATGTGCATGAACTTCAGGTGATGAGAGATCTGGTGGATCATGTGGCTGACCAAGTGCTAGGTGAGGAGAGACGGCATTGTCACTATAGAGTTGGGGCGATGATCGAAGCTCCGAGAACGGCGCTGACGGCGACTCACATCGCTCGACAGGCAGACTTTTTCACATTTGGCACGGATGAGCTCACAGAGATGACGTTTGGATATAGTCGCCATGAAGCCGAGAAGCGATTCCTTCAACGTGATACGGATTCTCGTACAGTAACGAATAACCCATTTCATGTGCTCGATATTGAAGGAGTCGGGCAACTGATAGAGATGGCGGTAGTCCAAGGGCGAATTCGAAAACCTCATCTGAAAACAGGGATCTGCGGAGAAAATATGGCGGATCTGGAATCGATTACGTTCTGCCACCGTATTGGAATGGATTACGTAAGCTGTCTGCCTGAACAGATCCCTTATGCACGAATTGCAGCTGCACAAGCAGCCATTGAGGGACAGAGAGAGGTTACGAACACACAGAATGCAGATATATCCACCATTGCGTAAACACGCAGCCTGTCTTGCACGGAACTTCCATGGAATAGCAAACAGAAAACTGTTATACTGAAATATGCGTTTTGTAAAGAGAACGTAAAATTTCAGGGTAAGGGTTGAAAGCGACCATGTATAATTCCAATAATGAACGAACTTCATCACGGACTTTATTCGCCGTGTTATTCATTCTTATGTTGTTGAAGCTGTCACTGTTGAGGTATTTCTTTTTCCAGGGTCTGTCTGGCATTGGTCTGGTGACTGACGCATTAGGTGCATTAACGTTGGTATGCATACTGGATCTGATTGTGCCCAAAGGCTGGAAGCGGACCGTTTATGGGGGATTCAATATTTTGTTTTCTCTGCTTCTGTTCGCGGCAACGCTGTATAACGTTCATTTCAGTTCGGTACCCACATATACCGTGCTAAGTGAGTTAGGTCAGGTTGCGCAAGTACGGGGCAGTATCGGACCTCTGGTACGACCGGAGCACTTTCTGTTTTTTGCAGACATCGTATTGGCACTGCCAATATGGTTGATTGTGCGCAGACGTGCAGGTGGGCGTAACCGCAGCAGTTACCGCGATAGCGGTCTGACGTTCGGCAGAGTTCGCAGACGTTACTGGGGAAAACTCGGTGTTGCGCTTACCGCTGCATTCTGCATCGTGTTGTCTGGCAGTTTTATTGTCAAAGGTGAAACGATTGATAACGAACTGGTTCGCGCCGAGAATCTCGGTTTTCTGAACTACCAGGTCTCATCTGCTATTATGACAAGCAAAGAGAATGAGGCCATTGCGAATGGCAACATTAACGAAACGATTGCCAAGATCAATGACCTGGTTAGCAAGTATCCGTATCAGGATAAACCGAGTGACGGCTCAGCCGTGAAGGCCAAATATTTTGGTCAGGCCAAAGGCAGTAATCTGATTGTACTGCAACTGGAGTCCTTTCAGAATTTTCCGATTAATGCCTCATTGGACGGTCAGGAATTAACGCCGGTATTGAATGATCTGGCAAAAGAAAGCTATTATTTCTCTCATTTTTTCCAACAGATTGGACAGGGAAACACATCAGACGCTGAGTTTATGTCGAACACGTCCATCTATCCAACCGGCGTTGTCCCCATGTCGGCAGGGTATAGTGACCGCGAATTGCCAAGTCTTCCAAAATTACTTGGCAAAGAGGGATATGAGTCCGAGACGTACCACGTCAATGACGTTACCTTCTGGAACCGGAACAAGATGTATCCGGCCCTCGGATTCACTCGTTACTTCGACAAGCCGAGCTTTGAGAATGACAAGTTTAATGATTTTGGACCATCAGATGAAGAGTTGTACCGTGTAGGTGTGGAAAAAATGACTGCGCATCAGGCTGCAAATCAGCCGTTCTATGCTCAGTTCATCACGGCATCAAGCCACTCGCCGTTTACGGTTCCTGCCGATCGTGCACGAATTACGATTCCCGCGACGATCACAAACAAACTGCTTCACGATTATCTGCAGTCGATCAACTATACGGACTATGCCATTGGTCAACTCATTAATGAGTTGAAGGCCAACGGATTATGGGATAACACAACCCTAGTGCTCTACGGAGACCACTTCGGTCTGCCTGCTGACGAAGAGATTACACAACAGATTCAGGCTAATCTCGGTGTCCCTTATGACGGTAAAGTAAGTCGATTCAACATTCCGTTAATGATTCACACACCGAAACAGAGCAAAGGGCAAGTCATTGAGCAGCCAGGCGGTCAGCTGGATATGTTGCCAACAATCATGAATCTGATGGGCGTTTCGCTCCAGGACGAGAAGTTCACTGCCTTCGGACATGATCTGCTCAACATGGATCATAATGCCTTCGGTATCCGGTATTACTTGCCGACGGGGTCATTTGTCAACAATGACATCATGTTTATTCCGGGTGCAGGGTTTGATGATGGAACAGCCTACTCACTCAAAACGTATGAGCCGGTAACGGATTTGGAACCCTATCGTGCCGACTATGAACATGTGCTCAGCCTGATGAAACTGTCTGACGAGTATGTGAAGTTGTTACCGAAACGTGCGCCATAACTGAGTTTTTCTGAAAGAGATTAGATCTCAACGCTACATCCAAACGTCACCAGTTCAAAACTGGTGGCGTTTTTTGCATGTTTCTTGCACAAGTGTGGTAATAAAAGAGGATAACTAAAGTTTGAAACTGTAATAATTAATGTTACAATGGAACAAGCAAGAATGAAGTGAGCAATAGCGTGTAATATTCGCAGAACTCATATTCACAGAAATCATGAAGCAATAGACGAGAGGATTGAATATATATGAAACTGAGTGTACTCGAACATGGACATATCAATGAAGGCCGTAGTGTGCAGGATACGCTGCAGGAAACGGTGAAACTCGCGCAACATGCGGATCAATTGGGATACTCCCGCTTCTGGATGTCGGAGCATCACGGTAGTGGTGCACTGTCTTTTTCCAGTCCTGAAGTGATGATTGCACATGTGGCTGCACATACGGATCACATTCGGGTAGGTTCCGGTGGAGTCATGTTACCTCATTATAGTGCCTATAAGGTTGCGGAGAATTTCCGTCTGCTGGAAGCGTTGCATCCGGGGCGGATTGACCTTGGAATTGGCAGAGCACCAGGCGGAATGCCGATTGCCAGCAGAGCGCTGAACGAAGGCAAATCATCGAATGTACAATTCTTCCCACAGCAGATTGCGGATCTAGGCGGATACTTCCACGAGCAATTGCCTGAGGATCATCGGTTTGCGTCTCTGGTAGCCGGACCATCGGTTCCAACGGTACCCGAAGTGTGGTTGCTAGGTTCCAGCTCCGAAGGTGCGAGGATTGCAGCTGCGCAAGGGACGTCGTATGCGTTTGCCCAATTCTTCGGTACACCAGGCGGCGAAGAAGCAATGAAACATTACCGTAGACATTTCAAGCCGTCCATCCTGAATGACAAACCCCATTCCATGATCGCTGTCTCGGCGTTCTGTGCAGAGACAGAGGAAGAAGCGGCTGAACTGGCGCGCAGCAATGAACTATTCTTCCTGCGACTCGGACGGGGACTTGAACAGAGTTCCTTCCCATCCCTGGAGACGGTGAACAACTATCCATTCACAGCGATGGAGATGGAACAGATCCGTCAACGTCGTTCTTTTTCCATCGTGGGTACACCGGATCAGGTGAGAGACAAAATTACCGCTATGGCTGAACGTCATGAAGCGGATGAAGTCATTATCGCGTCAGCGATCCATTCGTTCGAAGCACGTCTACGCTCATTCGGCTTGATTGCAGAAGCCTTTGGACTCAAGCAGGACTAATAATCAGCAAGCGGGAATAACTACTCTGAACAGACCGGAATTTTGCTCTTGCAAGGTTCCGGTTATACTCTTGCTTGATCAGGGAGAGGAGAGAGATTCATATGCGCAGATGTGTCATTAGTGATATTCATGGCTGTTACGATGAAATGAATGCATTGCTTAAGCTTGCAGATTATAATCCTTTGCAAGATGAGTTGATTTTGCTGGGTGATTATGTGGATCGCGGTCCAAACAGCAGGCAGGTCATCGAACAGATTATGCAGCTTCAGCAACGGCACAATATTATAGTGATTAAAGGCAATCACGATGCCATGATGGTCAAGGCGCTGACTCAGGATGTTGAGCAATATGATCAGCATTGGATTCGTAATGGTGGATTAAACACGATGGCAAGTTATCTGGATCTGGAGCTTACATATGATGAGCAACAGATCGATTGGGAAGCTTATGCTGAAGCCAAACAGTGGATACGTACACATTATGAACATCATCTTCAGTTTCTGGATCAGCTTCCGCTGGTGTACGAGATACCGGGTTATATTTTTGTGCATGCCGGGATCAACCCGGATATCGAAGATTGGAGAAACCAGTCCGAGCGGGACTTCATTTGGATTCGGGAACCATTCTATTCCAGACCAACGGCGATTAGAGAGACGGTCGTATTTGGACACACACCCGTGAAGCATTTGCATGATGAGTCAGGCATTTGGTTTGACCCGAGCGGAGACAAAATTGGCATTGATGGTGGTTGTGCCTATGGAGCACAATTGAACATGCTGGAGATTAACGAGGATGGCAGTCTACAGACCTTTTTTGTACGGCAAGGGCAGAGCGTGGAAGAGTCCGAGATTTAATATTTTCGTTGCGTATCAGGAATTCATATGCTAATTTATAAGGTTGTACGATGGAATAAATAGGATACATATCATATCGACTTGAGGGGAATGAACCAAGTTTGGCTATCTATAATCTGGATCAACTGCAACATCACATTTTACTCTGTAATGGTGGAACATGCATGCGTAACGATGGGGAAGAAGTAACTCAGGCGGTACGGGACGAGATTGTTAAACAGCAGGCGGGAGGATTCATCCATACGACTCGTACCAAATGTAATGGTCAGTGTGACAACGCATGCGTGTCGATTGTGTATCCACAGGGTGACTGGTATGGCCAGATGACACCGGATTCAGGCAGAGCACTCGTACAGGCCTTGTGCGAAGGCGAGAAACTGGAGAAACACTTGATTGCGAATGTGGCCAAGACCTCTGTGAAATAGAATTACAGAGAGGATATTATTTTTTTCTAAGATGACTTACCTGAGAATGATTTGCAATTAATTCGCTGTAACGGGATTGGAATTAAGCCTTATAAGCGCTATAATCAGTAGGGTATGATTAAAATATGACATGTATTATTCTATATAAGTTCAACTAAACGTTTTACACGAGAACGGAGAGGACAGAAAAAAGCTGGAGAAGCGGAGCGCTCGCCTAAAAGCTTTCTGAAAGAAAGCTGCATCGGAAGCGTATGCTTATCACCGGATTTAACCTTTAAAAAGGGAATCAAAAAATCTGGGGATAACAGCGACCGGAAGGTTATTCTGTCATCGGAGTGGCAAGTGTAAACATTCTTTGGTTAAACTTATATAAATGAGAATTGACGGAGGGCTATAAATATGGAAAAAGCGTTAATCTTCGGTCACAAAAATCCCGACACGGATACGATCTGTTCGGCAATCGCCTATGCGGATCTCAAAACAAAATTGGGTCAGGACGTTGAAGCTGTTCGTCTCGGCGAAGTCAATGGTGAAACCCAGTTTGCACTGGATCATTTCAAAATTGAGGCACCGCGCCTGATTAAAACAGCTTCAAATGAAGTAAACAAGGTTATTCTGGTTGACCACAACGAGCGTCAGCAAAGCGTAAGCGATATTGAGGAAGTGACTGTCGTGGAAGTTATCGACCACCACCGTATTGCTAACTTTGAGACAAGCGGACCTCTGTATTTCCGTGCAGAGCCTGTAGGTTGTACTGCAACCATTTTGAATAAAATGTACAAAGAAAACGGCATCGAAGTGAGTGCGCCGATTGCTGGTCTGATGCTGTCTGCAATCATTTCTGATTCCTTGTTGTTCAAATCCCCGACTTGCACAGAGCAGGATGTAGCCGCTGCGCGTGAACTGGCTGCCATTGCTGGCGTAGATGCAGACAGCTATGGTCTGGACATGCTGAAAGCCGGCGCGGATCTGAGCCAAAAAACAATTGCTGAGCTGATTTCCCTGGATGCCAAAGAATTCGTAATGGGTCAAGCCAAAGTGGAAATTGCACAGGTTAACGCTGTAGATGTGAACGATGTTCTCGTGAAGCAACCTGAGCTAGAAGCAGCCATTGAAGCGATCATTTCCAGCAAAGGTCTCGACCTGTTCGTATTTGTCGTAACAGACATTCTGAACAACGATTCTGTGGCTCTGGCATATGGCGCATCCACCAAAGCTGTGGAGAAAGCCTACAATGTGACACTGTCTGATAGCAAAGCGCTCTTGAAAGGCGTAGTATCACGCAAATCACAGATTGTACCGGTTCTGACGGAAGCATTCAACACGTTATAAATCGGACAGATTGGCGTATTCATACGCTGATAGGTATTACAAATAATAGCAACGACATCCTAGCCTGCTCTGATCGGTACATGATCAGGACAGGCTTTTGATGTGGAGGAGGAAGAATCATGATCAAAAATGAAAAAATCAAAGCAGCCGAAGTACAGCTTACCGGATTGAATGGTGAAGATCTGGGCGTGATGCCCACAAAGGAAGCCCTTCTACTTGCGAAGCAGCATAAAGTAGATCTGGTGTGCTTGTCCTTGATGACCAGTCCGCCGCCATGCAAGCTGATCGGTGCAGGAG of Paenibacillus sp. FSL R5-0517 contains these proteins:
- a CDS encoding putative PEP-binding protein, with amino-acid sequence MTKRVILLEEGTAEMKGLMGSIGADLAELKHAGWSVPAGFVVTTECCREFCTRLGHLSGEGEEEIVNAIRHLEQQTGKFFGHSENPLLLAVLTDRDQSSDAAIHPLLSVGLNDVTVEGLARHTGNRLYALQCYLHYLKEYGQLIHGIPSKFFTEISSNVKDGDEAELELIITEFKYLIEAKGRSPFPQDVQLQFNEAVRAVYHSQRVQASRSQNEIMRKPTYFSSEPGAPVLIQTMMHGKCGDSSGTGTIYTRNPLTGEKGIIGQYVSTGNTDQTDHGLERLRDDQSELYTRLLEIGSQLERREGEVQEITFVVDSGALYVVYTQPARLSSTALLRSAVDFVHKGLITREEALLRIQPGHITEVLKHYTDSGREESIGNLPTQIQLGTNDEHAASENNSASPSSSDLQLLLEWANEVKELTILSNADRPQDAITARKLGAEGIGLCRTEHMLLSPARLPFVQKMILADSESERRRGLERLLPMQQSDFEQLFEAMDGFPVTIRLLDSPLHELLPDLGVLEKRREWLQSEEPQKQEDPQSELEELERVIRRVSELHEHNPALGQQSCRLSTVFPEIMDMQLEAIFRAAVKGIRQGWWVRPEIMIPQIGHVHELQVMRDLVDHVADQVLGEERRHCHYRVGAMIEAPRTALTATHIARQADFFTFGTDELTEMTFGYSRHEAEKRFLQRDTDSRTVTNNPFHVLDIEGVGQLIEMAVVQGRIRKPHLKTGICGENMADLESITFCHRIGMDYVSCLPEQIPYARIAAAQAAIEGQREVTNTQNADISTIA
- a CDS encoding (2Fe-2S) ferredoxin domain-containing protein, translated to MAIYNLDQLQHHILLCNGGTCMRNDGEEVTQAVRDEIVKQQAGGFIHTTRTKCNGQCDNACVSIVYPQGDWYGQMTPDSGRALVQALCEGEKLEKHLIANVAKTSVK
- a CDS encoding helix-turn-helix domain-containing protein gives rise to the protein MEYINHGKSEIDKRLLHKKSSSHSIFVVTSGKGSIVYSDREFHLEKGMIMFVPAGTPIKIEGPPWTENNLQYYKLDLVVAEVKEDISDHSPTIITTERQEFLKGIEAQEALPFIQLSYSPWSSCLEALEQMLRQQVTGDWLKQWEVQLRFQEWFRALLRQSDPETDAPDDRARLQSSIRYIDDHYDLTITVDELAADIGLTRASYTRQFKRMTGKLPLDYVNTVRLERSKQLLQLTDDRIHEIAQNVGFSSEYYFGRRFKQYAGISPGLYRRHHRQEVRVFAPYLEDFVLALGVKPVLQYSHHSWGRQHYLGLDDVPEFDVSQQDAQFSADFVPDFIMLNKGYDRWNLDRFEQVAPTFYVDHLGEDWRSILRSTADVLGKVNRVQDVIGAYEDKALEAKGRLTRYMRGQTVAFLRISASDITLYGNQQGYVGPVIYQDLGLTPHSRVQQWTRHERRISIGLEQLSQLDADHLLITFDTGDSAEPGVERELLDRDEWNRLPAVRNGNVYEVDFLSWMNYGVISHGKKIEDVLRFMA
- a CDS encoding metallophosphoesterase family protein — its product is MRRCVISDIHGCYDEMNALLKLADYNPLQDELILLGDYVDRGPNSRQVIEQIMQLQQRHNIIVIKGNHDAMMVKALTQDVEQYDQHWIRNGGLNTMASYLDLELTYDEQQIDWEAYAEAKQWIRTHYEHHLQFLDQLPLVYEIPGYIFVHAGINPDIEDWRNQSERDFIWIREPFYSRPTAIRETVVFGHTPVKHLHDESGIWFDPSGDKIGIDGGCAYGAQLNMLEINEDGSLQTFFVRQGQSVEESEI
- a CDS encoding LLM class flavin-dependent oxidoreductase, which encodes MKLSVLEHGHINEGRSVQDTLQETVKLAQHADQLGYSRFWMSEHHGSGALSFSSPEVMIAHVAAHTDHIRVGSGGVMLPHYSAYKVAENFRLLEALHPGRIDLGIGRAPGGMPIASRALNEGKSSNVQFFPQQIADLGGYFHEQLPEDHRFASLVAGPSVPTVPEVWLLGSSSEGARIAAAQGTSYAFAQFFGTPGGEEAMKHYRRHFKPSILNDKPHSMIAVSAFCAETEEEAAELARSNELFFLRLGRGLEQSSFPSLETVNNYPFTAMEMEQIRQRRSFSIVGTPDQVRDKITAMAERHEADEVIIASAIHSFEARLRSFGLIAEAFGLKQD
- a CDS encoding manganese-dependent inorganic pyrophosphatase, with the translated sequence MEKALIFGHKNPDTDTICSAIAYADLKTKLGQDVEAVRLGEVNGETQFALDHFKIEAPRLIKTASNEVNKVILVDHNERQQSVSDIEEVTVVEVIDHHRIANFETSGPLYFRAEPVGCTATILNKMYKENGIEVSAPIAGLMLSAIISDSLLFKSPTCTEQDVAAARELAAIAGVDADSYGLDMLKAGADLSQKTIAELISLDAKEFVMGQAKVEIAQVNAVDVNDVLVKQPELEAAIEAIISSKGLDLFVFVVTDILNNDSVALAYGASTKAVEKAYNVTLSDSKALLKGVVSRKSQIVPVLTEAFNTL
- a CDS encoding LTA synthase family protein, translating into MYNSNNERTSSRTLFAVLFILMLLKLSLLRYFFFQGLSGIGLVTDALGALTLVCILDLIVPKGWKRTVYGGFNILFSLLLFAATLYNVHFSSVPTYTVLSELGQVAQVRGSIGPLVRPEHFLFFADIVLALPIWLIVRRRAGGRNRSSYRDSGLTFGRVRRRYWGKLGVALTAAFCIVLSGSFIVKGETIDNELVRAENLGFLNYQVSSAIMTSKENEAIANGNINETIAKINDLVSKYPYQDKPSDGSAVKAKYFGQAKGSNLIVLQLESFQNFPINASLDGQELTPVLNDLAKESYYFSHFFQQIGQGNTSDAEFMSNTSIYPTGVVPMSAGYSDRELPSLPKLLGKEGYESETYHVNDVTFWNRNKMYPALGFTRYFDKPSFENDKFNDFGPSDEELYRVGVEKMTAHQAANQPFYAQFITASSHSPFTVPADRARITIPATITNKLLHDYLQSINYTDYAIGQLINELKANGLWDNTTLVLYGDHFGLPADEEITQQIQANLGVPYDGKVSRFNIPLMIHTPKQSKGQVIEQPGGQLDMLPTIMNLMGVSLQDEKFTAFGHDLLNMDHNAFGIRYYLPTGSFVNNDIMFIPGAGFDDGTAYSLKTYEPVTDLEPYRADYEHVLSLMKLSDEYVKLLPKRAP